The Primulina huaijiensis isolate GDHJ02 chromosome 12, ASM1229523v2, whole genome shotgun sequence genome has a window encoding:
- the LOC140989781 gene encoding probable methyltransferase PMT21 produces MKNKDGKPTTHPHKTCRTVPMAIMLVALCALSFYLGGLFCSQKDIYLTQAVDKAGRTSKETKTGPLQIKAVSFPECPSDFQDYTPCTDPKRWNKYSRHRFSFLERHCPPLFERKECLVAPPDGYKSPIRWPKSRDECWYRNVPYNWINRQKSNQHWLKKEGEKFLFPGGGTMFPNGVGPYVDLMQDLIPGIKDGTIRTAIDTGCGVASWGGDLLDRGVLALSLAPRDNHEAQVQFALERGIPAILGIISTQRLPFPSNSFDMAHCSRCLIPWTEFGGIYLLEIHRVLRPGGFWVLSGPPVNYENHWRGWNTTIEEQKSNYEKLQELLSSMCFKLYKKKDDIAVWQKSSDNSCYKKLEAPDNYPPKCDDGTEPDSAWYTSIRPCVVVPNPKYKKVALKSLPKWPERLHTAPERVSDVRGGSDGAFNHDNSTWKSRVKHYKKLLPAIGTDKIRNIMDMNTMYGGLAAALNDAPSWVMNVVSSYALNTLATVYDRGLIGTYHDWCEAFSTYPRTYDLLHLDGLFTSESHRCEMKYVMLEMDRILRPNGYAIIRESSYFVDAVATIAKGVRWSCRKEDTEYGVEKEKLLICQKKLWYSKTSS; encoded by the exons ATGAAGAACAAAGATGGAAAACCAACTACCCATCCTCATAAAACATGCAGGACGGTTCCCATGGCGATCATGCTTGTTGCGCTATGCGCGCTTTCATTCTACCTGGGCGGGCTCTTTTGTTCACAAAAGGACATTTATTTAACTCAGGCAGTTGATAAAGCAGGTAGAACTTCAAAGGAAACGAAAACAGGCCCTCTTCAGATCAAAGCTGTATCTTTTCCTGAATGCCCTTCAGATTTTCAAGATTACACGCCGTGCACAGATCCAAAG AGGTGGAATAAGTACAGTCGTCACAGGTTTTCTTTTCTCGAGCGCCATTGCCCTCCATTGTTTGAAAGAAAAGAATGCTTGGTTGCCCCACCTGATGGTTACAAGTCACCTATCAGATGGCCAAAGAGCAGAGATGAATGCTGGTACAG GAATGTTCCATACAACTGGATTAACAGACAGAAATCGAATCAGCATTGGCTGAAGAAAGAAGGGGAAAAGTTCCTCTTTCCTGGTGGCGGCACAATGTTCCCGAATGGTGTCGGTCCTTATGTTGATTTGATGCAAGATCTGATTCCAGGAATAAAAGATGGGACAATTCGTACGGCTATTGATACAGGGTGTGGG GTTGCAAGTTGGGGAGGTGATTTGCTCGATCGTGGGGTTCTAGCATTATCTCTCGCCCCAAGAGATAATCATGAAGCTCAAGTTCAGTTTGCTTTGGAACGTGGGATACCAGCAATCTTAGGCATCATTTCGACACAACGGCTACCGTTCCCGTCAAACTCTTTTGACATGGCACATTGCTCAAGATGCCTTATTCCATGGACTGAATTTG GTGGAATTTACCTTCTAGAGATACATCGTGTTCTCCGGCCTGGTGGCTTTTGGGTACTTTCTGGGCCCCCTGTAAACTATGAGAATCATTGGAGAGGATGGAATACAACTATTGAAGAGCAGAAATCAAATTATGAAAAGTTGCAGGAATTACTATCCTCAATGTGTTTCAAATTATACAAGAAGAAAGATGATATTGCCGTTTGGCAGAAATCATCCGACAATAGCTGCTACAAAAAGCTTGAGGCACCCGACAATTATCCTCCGAAGTGTGATGACGGTACTGAACCAGATTCAGCATGGTACACTTCAATTCGACCTTGTGTCGTTGTTCCTAACCCAAAGTACAAGAAAGTAGCATTAAAATCCCTTCCTAAGTGGCCCGAACGATTGCATACGGCTCCTGAGCGTGTTTCTGATGTTCGAGGTGGCAGTGACGGTGCTTTCAATCACGATAATAGTACATGGAAGTCACGAGTAAAACACTACAAGAAGTTGCTCCCTGCAATTGGAACTGACAAGATACGAAACATCATGGATATGAACACGATGTATGGAGGTCTTGCTGCTGCCCTGAATGACGCTCCTTCGTGGGTTATGAATGTCGTCTCGTCCTATGCCCTAAATACACTAGCTACGGTGTATGATAGGGGCCTCATAGGAACCTATCACGACTG GTGCGAGGCTTTTTCAACATATCCTCGAACGTATGATCTCCTTCATTTAGACGGCCTTTTCACCTCTGAAAGTCACAG ATGTGAAATGAAGTACGTTATGTTAGAGATGGATCGCATACTCCGGCCAAACGGGTATGCAATCATCCGGGAGTCCAGCTATTTCGTGGATGCTGTCGCTACGATAGCTAAAGGGGTGAGATGGAGTTGTCGTAAAGAAGACACGGAATATGGTGTTGAAAAGGAAAAGCTCTTGATTTGTCAGAAGAAGCTCTGGTACTCGAAGACGAGTTCATAA